From the bacterium genome, one window contains:
- a CDS encoding efflux RND transporter permease subunit, which translates to MLSKFFLDRPVFAWVIAIIMMVAGGLAIYNLPISQYPPIAPPSIAIDSFYPGASAKTVEDSVTQIIEQKMTGFDDMLYLSGTSDSAGASRVELTFKPGTDPDLAWAKVQNKLQLAMASLPDVVQRSGVMVSKSTRNFLIIVGLTSEDGSMDGNDLRDYAQSNLEKVLARVPGVGEVVNFGSQYSMRVWLNPDKLTDYKLTVSDVVQALRAYNVEVSAGQFGGTPAVKGQRLNVSIVVQNLLKTPEEFAAIPVRTNPDGSVVRVKDVGRTELGTEFYDVQAFYNGKPSAAMAIRQAPGANALDTANAVRKKMEEMSRYFPRGMKVVYPYDTTPFIRVAINEVVKTLFEAILLVFLVMYLFMGNIRATLIPTIAVPVVLLGTFAVLGLFGFSINMLTMFAMVLAIGLLVDDAIVVVENVERIMSEEGLSPREATAKSMEQITSALLGIGLVLSAVFGPMAFFGGSTGVIYRQFSVTIIASMLLSVVVALILTPVLCSSLLKPVPKGHEPAETGLPWLRPFFRWFDRLFFGIRDRYVGVVGHSLSKKVRYLAVYILIVGVVGFLYLRLPTAYLPDEDQGILLAQILMPTGSTLDQTQAVANEVQRHFQENEKEAVESTLTISGIGFSGRAQNNGMVFAKLKDWKLRNRPDLRVQAVAGRTMAAFSGYRKAMVFAFPPPAVVELGNARGIDFQLVDRGGLGHAALMNARNQLLGMAGKDPRLTKVRPNGMEDVPEYRVDVDWEKAGALGVPIASIHSTIGAAFGSSYVNDFIQAGRVKRVYLQADAPFRMLPKDLEKLYVRSTAGTMVPFASFASTRWATGSPRLERFNGFPSMSIWGEPAPGRSSGEAMLAMEEITAKLPKGIGFDWAGLSYQERMTTAQGPILYAFSILVIFLCVAALYESWTIPFVNLLMLPLGVLGALLATTSRGFPNDVYFQIGFLTTLGLSTKNAILIIQFIKEQLRHGADLTESTLAAVKIRFRPVIMTSLAFFFGTLPLAIASGAGAGAMNAIGTAVTGGMLSATFIDLIFIPLFFVVISRLFAKKRPGLASAGSSASTDAPEVS; encoded by the coding sequence ATGTTATCGAAATTCTTCCTGGATCGTCCGGTCTTCGCCTGGGTCATCGCCATCATCATGATGGTCGCGGGCGGACTGGCGATCTACAATCTGCCCATATCGCAGTACCCTCCCATCGCCCCGCCGTCCATCGCCATCGACTCCTTCTACCCGGGCGCCTCGGCAAAGACCGTCGAAGACAGCGTGACGCAGATCATCGAGCAGAAGATGACCGGCTTCGACGACATGCTGTATCTCTCCGGCACGAGCGACTCGGCCGGCGCCTCCCGCGTCGAGTTGACCTTCAAGCCGGGAACCGATCCGGACCTGGCCTGGGCCAAGGTGCAGAACAAGCTCCAGCTCGCCATGGCCAGCCTCCCGGACGTGGTCCAGCGCTCGGGGGTCATGGTCAGCAAGTCCACGAGGAATTTCCTGATCATCGTGGGCCTGACCTCCGAGGACGGCAGCATGGACGGCAACGACCTTCGGGACTATGCCCAGTCCAATCTGGAAAAAGTGCTGGCGCGCGTTCCCGGAGTCGGCGAGGTCGTGAATTTCGGTTCGCAGTATTCGATGCGCGTCTGGCTGAATCCCGACAAGCTCACCGATTACAAGCTGACCGTGAGCGACGTGGTGCAAGCGCTGCGCGCCTACAACGTGGAAGTCTCCGCCGGGCAGTTCGGCGGGACGCCGGCGGTGAAAGGCCAGCGCCTGAATGTTTCCATCGTCGTCCAGAACCTGCTCAAGACCCCGGAGGAGTTCGCCGCCATCCCCGTTCGCACCAATCCGGACGGCTCCGTCGTGCGGGTCAAGGACGTGGGACGGACGGAACTGGGGACCGAGTTCTACGATGTCCAGGCTTTCTACAACGGAAAACCGTCGGCCGCGATGGCCATCCGTCAGGCGCCCGGCGCCAACGCCCTGGACACCGCCAACGCCGTCAGGAAGAAGATGGAGGAGATGAGCCGCTACTTCCCGCGGGGAATGAAGGTCGTCTATCCCTACGACACGACGCCTTTCATACGGGTGGCCATCAACGAGGTGGTCAAGACCCTGTTCGAGGCGATCCTCCTGGTCTTCCTGGTCATGTACCTCTTCATGGGAAACATCCGGGCCACGCTGATCCCGACCATCGCCGTGCCGGTGGTCCTCCTGGGCACCTTCGCCGTGCTGGGCCTGTTCGGGTTTTCCATCAACATGCTGACCATGTTCGCCATGGTACTGGCCATCGGCCTGCTGGTGGACGACGCGATCGTGGTGGTGGAGAACGTGGAACGGATCATGAGCGAGGAGGGGCTTTCTCCCCGGGAAGCCACCGCGAAGTCGATGGAACAGATCACCAGCGCCCTGCTCGGCATCGGGCTGGTGCTCTCGGCCGTCTTCGGCCCGATGGCCTTCTTCGGCGGTTCGACCGGGGTCATTTACCGCCAGTTTTCCGTCACCATCATCGCCTCCATGCTCCTGTCGGTGGTGGTGGCGTTGATCCTCACCCCGGTCCTGTGCTCCTCGCTCCTGAAGCCGGTTCCCAAGGGTCACGAGCCGGCGGAAACCGGACTTCCTTGGCTACGTCCGTTCTTCCGCTGGTTCGACCGCCTCTTTTTCGGGATCAGGGACCGGTACGTGGGAGTGGTGGGACACTCCCTCTCCAAAAAAGTGCGTTACCTTGCGGTTTACATTTTGATTGTCGGCGTGGTTGGCTTCCTGTACTTGCGGTTGCCCACCGCCTACCTTCCCGACGAGGATCAGGGGATCCTTCTCGCCCAGATCCTCATGCCGACCGGCAGCACGCTGGATCAGACACAGGCGGTCGCGAATGAAGTCCAACGCCATTTCCAGGAGAACGAAAAAGAGGCGGTGGAATCCACTCTGACGATTTCCGGAATCGGCTTCTCCGGGAGGGCGCAGAACAACGGGATGGTGTTCGCCAAGTTGAAGGACTGGAAGCTGCGAAATCGGCCGGATCTGAGGGTACAGGCCGTTGCCGGAAGGACCATGGCGGCTTTTTCGGGGTACCGGAAGGCGATGGTCTTCGCCTTCCCGCCGCCCGCCGTCGTCGAGCTGGGCAACGCCAGGGGGATCGATTTCCAGTTGGTGGACCGTGGAGGGCTCGGTCACGCCGCACTGATGAACGCCCGCAACCAGCTCCTCGGCATGGCGGGGAAGGACCCGAGGTTGACGAAGGTCCGGCCCAACGGCATGGAAGACGTGCCCGAATACCGGGTCGACGTGGATTGGGAGAAGGCGGGCGCCCTCGGGGTGCCCATCGCCTCCATCCACTCCACGATCGGGGCGGCCTTCGGCAGTTCCTACGTCAACGACTTCATCCAGGCAGGGCGCGTCAAACGGGTGTACCTCCAGGCCGATGCCCCGTTCCGCATGCTCCCGAAGGACCTGGAGAAACTTTACGTGCGGAGTACGGCGGGGACGATGGTGCCCTTCGCCTCGTTCGCATCCACCCGCTGGGCGACCGGGTCCCCTCGGCTGGAGCGCTTCAACGGGTTCCCGTCGATGAGCATCTGGGGCGAGCCGGCGCCGGGAAGGAGTTCCGGCGAGGCGATGCTGGCCATGGAAGAGATCACCGCGAAGCTGCCCAAGGGGATCGGCTTCGACTGGGCCGGGCTTTCCTACCAGGAGCGGATGACGACGGCGCAGGGACCGATCCTTTACGCCTTCTCCATCCTGGTGATCTTCCTTTGCGTGGCGGCCTTGTATGAAAGCTGGACCATCCCCTTCGTCAACCTGCTGATGTTGCCGCTGGGGGTGCTCGGAGCATTGCTGGCGACCACTTCGCGGGGATTCCCCAACGATGTCTATTTCCAGATCGGATTCCTTACGACGCTGGGACTTTCGACGAAGAACGCCATTCTGATCATCCAGTTCATCAAGGAACAGCTGCGGCACGGGGCGGATCTGACCGAGTCCACGCTCGCGGCCGTGAAAATACGTTTCCGCCCCGTCATCATGACGTCGCTGGCGTTTTTCTTCGGTACGTTGCCGCTGGCCATCGCCAGCGGCGCCGGCGCCGGCGCCATGAACGCCATCGGAACCGCCGTCACCGGCGGGATGCTCTCGGCCACGTTCATCGACCTGATCTTCATCCCGTTGTTCTTCGTCGTCATCTCCCGGCTGTTCGCGAAAAAGCGCCCCGGGCTCGCTTCCGCGGGCTCTTCCGCTTCCACCGATGCCCCGGAGGTGAGCTGA
- a CDS encoding efflux RND transporter periplasmic adaptor subunit, giving the protein MRTNKNVYQPPKWSVALTALASLLLVGGCQNMQGKPAAPPPVPEVAVVTVRPEQVELTTELPGRTSAYRVAEIRPQVNGIILKRMFREGADVTSGEVLYQIDPAPYQSALMNAKASLSRAEANLPAVRSRAERYKELIADKAVSQQDYDDASATVKQAEADVESWKAAVETARINLAYTRITAPISGRIGRSAITEGSLVTAHQPLALSTIQQLDPIYMDVPQSTAELLRLKSRLKAGHLDRNGANQKKVKLLLEDGTTYPEEGTLEFQDVTVDPTTGSVILRAVFPNPQRVLLPGMFERAVVKEGVNRRAILIPQQSVSRDPKGNPAVLIVDAGEKVQLRMLEIDRAIGDKWLVSSGLASGDRVIVEGLQRARPGASVKVVPFEAAKSK; this is encoded by the coding sequence ATGCGAACGAACAAGAACGTTTATCAACCACCTAAATGGTCGGTGGCTTTAACGGCGCTGGCGAGCTTGCTCCTGGTCGGTGGCTGCCAGAACATGCAAGGCAAACCGGCAGCGCCACCTCCCGTCCCGGAAGTGGCTGTGGTGACGGTCCGCCCGGAGCAGGTCGAGCTGACCACGGAATTGCCGGGGAGGACCTCCGCGTACCGCGTCGCGGAAATCCGGCCCCAGGTCAACGGCATCATCCTGAAACGGATGTTTCGTGAAGGGGCCGACGTAACGTCGGGAGAGGTCCTCTACCAGATCGATCCGGCCCCCTATCAATCGGCGCTCATGAACGCCAAGGCCTCCCTTTCCAGGGCGGAAGCCAACCTGCCGGCGGTCCGGTCGAGGGCCGAACGGTACAAGGAGCTGATTGCCGACAAGGCGGTCAGCCAGCAGGACTACGACGACGCCTCGGCCACCGTGAAGCAGGCCGAGGCCGATGTCGAGTCCTGGAAGGCGGCGGTGGAGACCGCCCGCATCAATCTGGCATATACGCGGATCACTGCGCCGATTTCCGGCCGGATCGGCCGATCCGCCATTACGGAAGGCTCCTTGGTGACGGCGCATCAGCCCCTGGCCCTGTCGACCATCCAGCAGCTCGATCCCATCTACATGGACGTCCCCCAATCCACCGCCGAGCTGCTGCGATTGAAAAGCCGCCTGAAGGCCGGCCATCTCGATCGGAACGGAGCGAACCAGAAGAAGGTCAAACTCCTCCTGGAGGACGGCACGACGTATCCGGAGGAAGGGACGCTCGAGTTCCAGGACGTCACGGTGGACCCGACGACGGGGTCCGTCATCCTGCGGGCCGTATTTCCGAATCCACAAAGGGTTCTCCTGCCGGGCATGTTCGAACGGGCGGTGGTGAAGGAAGGCGTGAACCGCCGGGCCATCCTGATTCCCCAGCAGTCCGTGTCGCGCGACCCGAAGGGGAACCCTGCCGTGCTGATCGTGGACGCGGGGGAAAAGGTGCAGCTCCGGATGCTCGAGATCGATCGGGCCATCGGCGACAAATGGCTCGTCTCGTCGGGCCTCGCATCCGGCGATCGGGTGATCGTCGAGGGGCTGCAGAGGGCGCGCCCCGGCGCTTCCGTGAAGGTGGTTCCTTTCGAAGCCGCAAAATCGAAGTAA
- a CDS encoding aldehyde dehydrogenase family protein: METGVTESGKRVRQEVSYDERYRKLLDLAESLGKHRVRIVRAAVRDLRFTVKDSEAEVDVSIDRLKMFAEARPILEGRRPLGGEGSFVSLMLSYNGSSWLNTAITSLYMVGNRVNVKFSSKGSGLSALTESIYKPIFGDDIRFTREGGKEFMKRSLKDPGVSAVVAFGSDDNILPYEKAFRGSGKKLVFEGPGQDPFIVFPDADLDLAMRDLVATKFAYSGQTCVAPKRILIHRSIYGEFLARFEERVRNLETGAPEDVRTDVSPVASALAVARIREQLKEAVAMGAKIVCGGKIEGNLIHPTIVRDATDDMLGMREEVFGPVAFTSSFDTKEEVVARAKAHKYGLRAALFGGKEAAEAAKELVGKPYCHPVPAYTFGKFGTIALNQTRRESWRGAFITRAVGGYGYSGWIWETVDGAFRIKQGPKLLSIETSV; encoded by the coding sequence ATGGAAACCGGAGTTACGGAAAGCGGGAAGCGGGTTCGGCAAGAGGTTTCGTACGACGAACGCTATCGGAAGTTGCTGGACCTCGCGGAGAGCCTCGGGAAACACCGGGTGCGGATCGTCCGGGCGGCGGTCCGCGACCTCCGGTTCACCGTCAAGGACAGTGAAGCGGAGGTGGACGTCTCGATCGACCGGCTCAAGATGTTCGCCGAGGCGAGGCCGATCCTGGAAGGAAGGCGGCCGCTCGGGGGGGAAGGTTCCTTCGTTTCCCTCATGCTCTCCTACAACGGCAGCTCCTGGCTCAACACCGCGATCACATCCCTCTACATGGTGGGAAACCGCGTCAACGTGAAGTTCTCCTCGAAGGGATCCGGCCTCTCCGCCCTCACCGAGTCCATCTACAAGCCGATCTTCGGCGACGACATCCGCTTCACGCGGGAGGGTGGAAAGGAGTTCATGAAGCGCTCGCTGAAGGATCCCGGCGTTTCCGCCGTGGTGGCGTTCGGCTCGGACGACAACATCCTCCCCTACGAGAAGGCGTTCCGCGGCAGCGGCAAAAAACTGGTCTTCGAAGGACCCGGGCAGGATCCCTTCATCGTCTTCCCCGACGCGGACCTCGATCTTGCCATGAGGGATCTCGTGGCCACGAAGTTCGCCTATTCCGGCCAGACATGCGTCGCCCCCAAGCGGATCCTCATCCACCGCTCGATCTACGGCGAGTTCCTCGCGCGATTCGAGGAGCGGGTCCGCAATCTTGAGACCGGTGCCCCGGAAGACGTCCGGACGGACGTCTCTCCCGTGGCGAGCGCACTGGCGGTGGCCCGGATCCGGGAGCAGCTCAAGGAGGCGGTGGCGATGGGGGCGAAGATCGTCTGCGGCGGGAAGATCGAGGGGAACCTGATCCACCCCACCATCGTCCGGGACGCCACGGATGACATGCTCGGGATGCGGGAGGAGGTCTTCGGCCCCGTGGCGTTCACTTCCTCCTTCGACACGAAGGAAGAAGTCGTGGCCCGGGCGAAGGCCCACAAGTACGGGCTGCGCGCCGCGCTCTTCGGCGGAAAGGAGGCGGCGGAGGCGGCGAAGGAGCTGGTGGGCAAGCCGTACTGCCACCCGGTGCCGGCCTATACGTTCGGGAAGTTCGGCACGATCGCCCTGAACCAGACCCGCAGGGAGTCCTGGCGGGGCGCATTCATAACGAGAGCGGTCGGGGGCTACGGCTACTCCGGCTGGATCTGGGAGACGGTGGACGGAGCGTTCCGGATCAAGCAGGGGCCGAAGCTCCTGAGCATCGAGACATCGGTTTAG
- a CDS encoding TetR/AcrR family transcriptional regulator, with product MIQEMKSPRRERRKAGQRQEMLEVALGLFSEKGYHNVSVHEIADKAEFAIGTLYKFFRNKEDLYKDLVLEQCETLHDALMQAMEKPDDEVEKLRNFVRTKSKLFRGNLPFFRLYLAESRGVNFNIKAGLDEKVREGYYASLQRLASIFETGIKNGRFKRIAGPYHLAVALDSTVNAFLLLWLDAPESHPYPGSPDGILDIFFKGLTEP from the coding sequence ATGATTCAAGAGATGAAATCCCCAAGGCGGGAAAGAAGGAAGGCGGGGCAACGGCAAGAGATGCTGGAAGTGGCTCTCGGCCTTTTCTCGGAGAAGGGATACCACAACGTCTCCGTCCATGAGATCGCCGACAAGGCCGAATTCGCCATCGGAACGCTTTACAAGTTCTTCAGGAACAAGGAGGACCTCTACAAGGACCTTGTTCTTGAACAATGCGAAACGCTTCACGATGCGCTTATGCAAGCGATGGAAAAGCCGGATGACGAGGTTGAAAAACTGCGAAATTTCGTCCGGACCAAAAGCAAACTGTTTCGCGGCAATCTTCCCTTCTTTCGCCTGTATCTTGCCGAGAGCAGAGGAGTGAACTTCAACATCAAAGCGGGTCTGGATGAGAAGGTGAGAGAAGGATACTACGCCTCTCTCCAAAGACTTGCCTCGATCTTTGAGACCGGCATCAAGAACGGGCGGTTCAAAAGAATCGCCGGCCCTTATCATTTGGCCGTCGCTCTCGATAGCACCGTCAATGCTTTTCTTCTTCTCTGGCTTGACGCGCCCGAGAGCCATCCTTATCCGGGGAGCCCGGACGGCATTCTGGATATTTTCTTCAAAGGACTGACGGAGCCGTGA